In a single window of the Leptospira sanjuanensis genome:
- a CDS encoding DUF1574 domain-containing protein, giving the protein MFRNRFLLVPFIIFLLAFGIDKLISSTAFEPYYSLTLSDLNFRHKEFLFDELKDYLQKKDRKKVLVYFGNSRALLFRNDYIEKKYPDWVLFNFSVPGGSPDYYLYWLERFKTDAVKPDFILMDESIEIFNSSSVLTLDEVLFYGLSASFVFRHADRYSSSDLTGYIAKKLFHTHKNRPRMNVIRARVKDGGMLAAGYSKLRSEIWENLKKQRGSATSDASPRIVLPTELLKKRSNTDFKSYLTPFTFNPKMLANQEDAIKIVKESGVPFATIWVRVARPYFELYKTRKVLTNEKDERTPYDIMIPILKKLHTSTETEFWNMNEDPEYHCDDFSDPGHMSPSCFNDYADFIFKRLPK; this is encoded by the coding sequence ATGTTTCGAAATCGATTTCTACTCGTTCCTTTTATCATTTTTCTGCTCGCATTCGGAATCGATAAACTCATCAGTTCCACCGCGTTCGAGCCTTATTATTCGCTGACCCTTTCGGATTTGAACTTTAGACATAAGGAATTCCTGTTCGACGAACTCAAAGACTATCTCCAAAAAAAGGATCGCAAGAAGGTTTTGGTTTATTTCGGAAATTCAAGAGCCCTTCTATTCAGAAACGATTATATAGAAAAGAAATATCCCGATTGGGTTTTATTCAATTTTTCCGTGCCGGGCGGATCTCCGGATTATTATCTATATTGGCTGGAGAGATTTAAAACAGACGCGGTTAAACCCGATTTTATCCTGATGGATGAATCGATCGAAATTTTCAATTCTTCCTCCGTTCTTACTTTGGACGAGGTTCTTTTTTACGGACTCAGCGCGTCCTTTGTTTTCCGCCACGCAGATCGATATTCTTCTTCGGATCTGACCGGATATATCGCAAAGAAATTATTTCATACGCACAAGAACCGTCCCCGCATGAATGTGATCCGGGCGAGGGTAAAAGACGGGGGAATGCTTGCCGCCGGTTACAGCAAACTTCGTTCCGAAATCTGGGAAAATCTCAAAAAACAAAGAGGAAGCGCCACGTCAGACGCAAGTCCGCGGATCGTGTTGCCTACGGAACTTTTGAAAAAAAGATCCAATACGGATTTTAAATCCTATCTCACTCCGTTTACGTTCAATCCCAAGATGTTGGCGAATCAAGAGGATGCTATAAAAATCGTTAAAGAAAGCGGGGTTCCGTTTGCCACGATTTGGGTACGCGTAGCCCGTCCTTATTTCGAACTGTATAAAACGCGCAAGGTTCTAACGAACGAGAAGGACGAACGAACCCCGTATGACATCATGATTCCGATATTAAAAAAATTGCATACGTCTACCGAAACCGAATTTTGGAATATGAACGAAGATCCCGAATATCATTGCGACGATTTCAGCGACCCGGGCCACATGTCTCCGAGCTGTTTTAACGACTATGCGGATTTTATTTTCAAACGATTGCCGAAATGA
- a CDS encoding MBOAT family O-acyltransferase — protein sequence MLFNSVTFAIFFAVVYVIYWSIPKKIRPDFLILSSAFFYVWFSWVFFLHFVAVILLNYFFYLRIKTSKDGSKHWMIASVLFNCVNLGFFKYFYFFSRVLADVTGYPFFTEIQGIVHIILPLAISFYSFQMIAAAVDARRNPTGETISLKGYFLFVLFFPVLIAGPIMRTGDFFPNLNNLEPDRDKIYNGCYLMIGGLIKKVLIADPAAGLISPIFSSPQTYDSYSLILAGIGYSIQVFCDFSGLTDMARGVGALLGFYLPENFKAPFFSLSGRELWQRWHITLSFWLRDYIYFSLGGSKVAQWRTHLNLILTMTIGGFWHGADYTFIAWGFYWGCLLAGERYLETSLGWKLTPEKNVFLKVIKACIVFNLFSFSAVLFRADNAKTMVQHVTGIFLNSPDTIETQIASSSLAWLNDAGTLIDGNSFFLLKQMENVEKFFYLFLALVLFNWVQYVPDFWKRFRKYDPWLLTGLGVLTVFLLALFSEDSGAFIYYKF from the coding sequence GTGCTGTTCAACTCCGTTACGTTTGCGATTTTCTTTGCCGTTGTTTATGTAATCTATTGGTCGATTCCGAAAAAGATCCGTCCCGATTTTCTGATTCTTTCCAGCGCGTTCTTTTACGTCTGGTTTTCCTGGGTGTTTTTCCTTCACTTTGTCGCGGTGATTCTTCTGAATTACTTTTTTTATCTGAGAATCAAAACGTCGAAGGACGGTTCCAAACACTGGATGATTGCGTCGGTTCTTTTTAACTGCGTCAATTTGGGATTTTTCAAATACTTTTATTTCTTTTCCCGCGTTCTTGCGGACGTCACCGGTTATCCGTTTTTCACCGAGATCCAAGGCATCGTTCATATCATTCTTCCTTTGGCGATCAGCTTTTACAGCTTTCAGATGATCGCCGCGGCGGTGGACGCGAGAAGAAATCCTACCGGAGAAACGATTTCTCTCAAAGGGTATTTTCTGTTCGTATTATTTTTTCCCGTTTTGATTGCGGGGCCGATCATGAGAACGGGGGATTTTTTCCCGAATCTGAACAACCTCGAACCCGACCGCGATAAAATCTATAACGGCTGTTATCTGATGATCGGCGGTTTGATCAAAAAAGTCCTGATCGCCGATCCCGCGGCCGGATTGATTTCTCCGATTTTTTCAAGTCCCCAAACATACGATTCGTACTCGTTGATCTTGGCGGGGATCGGATATTCGATCCAGGTGTTCTGCGACTTTTCCGGGCTTACGGATATGGCGCGCGGAGTGGGGGCGCTTCTCGGATTTTATCTGCCGGAAAACTTCAAAGCTCCGTTCTTTTCTCTCAGCGGAAGAGAACTTTGGCAGAGATGGCACATAACGTTGTCTTTTTGGCTCCGCGATTATATCTATTTTTCCTTGGGCGGAAGCAAGGTCGCACAATGGAGAACGCACTTGAATCTGATTTTGACCATGACCATCGGAGGTTTTTGGCACGGAGCGGATTATACGTTCATCGCTTGGGGATTTTATTGGGGATGTCTTCTCGCCGGAGAACGATATTTGGAAACTTCTCTCGGCTGGAAGTTGACTCCGGAAAAGAACGTTTTCCTGAAAGTGATCAAGGCTTGTATCGTGTTTAACCTATTTTCTTTTAGTGCGGTATTGTTCCGCGCGGATAACGCAAAGACGATGGTGCAACACGTAACGGGAATTTTTCTAAATTCTCCCGATACGATCGAAACACAGATCGCTTCTTCTTCTCTTGCTTGGTTGAACGACGCCGGAACTTTGATAGACGGAAATTCTTTTTTTCTCCTCAAACAAATGGAGAATGTGGAGAAATTCTTTTATCTCTTTCTCGCGCTCGTTCTGTTCAACTGGGTTCAATACGTTCCCGATTTTTGGAAGCGTTTTCGGAAATACGATCCTTGGCTTTTGACGGGATTGGGCGTTCTTACCGTGTTTTTACTCGCGTTGTTTTCGGAAGATTCGGGCGCGTTCATCTATTATAAATTTTAG
- a CDS encoding NYN domain-containing protein encodes MSSQVAIDGFNLIYKFPDLEECMYQNRLSKARQGLLELLESYSKKKKKQTFHVFFDGKKEVGSEVYQENFGKLNVYFSRERKADDVIKEFVRTNVRPSEIQVVSSDKEIFFHAKKWGAHPITSEEFASLVLAEISPPKIEADSEEFKDKKLNSEEVEYWKNLFRKGR; translated from the coding sequence ATGTCTTCTCAAGTGGCAATTGACGGTTTCAATCTGATCTATAAATTTCCGGATTTGGAAGAATGTATGTATCAGAATCGGCTTTCCAAAGCGAGACAAGGACTGTTGGAATTGTTAGAATCGTATTCCAAAAAAAAGAAAAAACAAACCTTTCACGTTTTCTTCGATGGAAAGAAAGAAGTCGGTAGCGAAGTCTATCAGGAAAATTTCGGAAAACTGAACGTATATTTCAGTCGAGAACGAAAAGCGGACGACGTGATTAAAGAATTCGTTCGAACGAACGTGCGTCCATCGGAGATTCAAGTGGTCAGTTCGGATAAGGAGATTTTTTTTCACGCGAAAAAATGGGGCGCTCATCCGATCACTTCCGAAGAATTCGCATCTCTTGTACTCGCCGAAATCTCTCCTCCAAAAATCGAAGCGGACTCCGAAGAATTCAAAGATAAAAAACTGAACTCCGAAGAAGTGGAATACTGGAAAAATTTATTTAGGAAAGGCAGATAA